The DNA segment CGGAGCGGCGACGGTGGTGCTGACGGGCGGGGTGCGTACGCCGTCGGATTCGCTGGTGGGCCCGGTCGCCGACCGGGCGATCGCCGAGCTGCATTTCGATGTGCTGTTCCTCGGGGTGCACGGGATCTCGGCGGAGGCGGGGCTGTCCACGCCGAACCTGGCGGAGGCGGAGACGAACCGCCGGTTCGTGCGGTCGGCGCGCCGGGTGGTGGTGGTCGCCGACCACACCAAGTGGGGCACGGTGGGCCTCAGTTCGTTCGCCACGCTGGACGAGGTGAGCACCCTGGTGACCGACGCGGGGCTGCCGGCGGCGGCGCGCGCGGAGATCGAGGAGCATCTGCCCGGCCTGCTGGTGGCCGGCGGGGGCGACGCCGCCGACGGCGGCTGACGGGAAAAGGGGGATTCCGCTCCGCTCGTGACAGCGCTGTCACCCCCTAGGATTTGGGTGTGGCCGTCTTCCGGATCGAGCGTTTCACTCCGTTGTCCGCAGCCGAGTCCTGGCGCCGGGTGACGGACTGGGAGCGGCATGCGGCGCATGTGCCGCTGACCACGATCACGGTGCCGACGGGGTTGCCGACGCGGGTCGGGACGGTTTTCGTGGCGCGGACGGGTGTGGGTCCGCTGGCGTTCGACGATCCGATGGAAGTGGTCCGCTGGTCGCCGCCGGCCGGGGGCCGGGCGGGGACGTGCCGGCTGGAGAAGCGCGGCCGGGTGGTGCTGGGCCGGGCGTCGATCGATGTGTATCCGAACCGGGCCGGCTCGCATGTGGTGTGGGTGGAGGAGCTGAGCCTGCGGCTGCTGCCGCGCTGGGCGGACCCGGTGGTCGCCGGGGCGGGGCGGCGGGTCTTCGGGCGGGTGCTGGACGCCGTGCTGGACCGTCCGGTGCGCCGGTACGGCTGAGACCGGCCGGCGAATGGAGGGCGGCCGGCGCTCCCGCACCGGCCGGCCGGTCCGTTCCGGTCAGTTCCGGGGCCAGCTGCCGGTGGTCAGGAAGTGGTCGATGGTGCGGGTGTACGGGGCGATGTCGAGGCCCTGTTCGGTGAGCCAGGCGTCGGAGTAGTACTTGTCGAGGTAGCGGTCGCCGGGGTCGCAGATCAGGGTGACGACGCTGCCCGCGACGCCCTGGGCGAGCATTTCGGCGACCAGCTTGAACGCGCTCCACAGCCCGGTGCCGGTGGAGCCGCCCGCCTTGCGCCCGATGGCGCGTTCCAGGGTGCGTACGGCCGCGACGCTGGCCGCGTCCGGCACCTTCATCATCCGGTCGATGGCGCCGGGCACGAAGCTGGGTTCCATGCGCGGCCGGCCGATGCCCTCGATGCGCGAGCCGCAGTCGCTGGTGACGTGCGGGTCGTTGTGGGTCCAGCCGTCGAAGAAACAGGAGTTCTCCGGGTCGGAGACACAGATCCTGGTGTCGTGCTGCATGTAGCGCACATAGCGGGCGATGGTCGCCGAGGTGCCGCCGGTGCCCGCGGTGGCGACGATCCAGGTGGGTTCCGGATACCGTTCGAGCCGCAGTTGCTGGTAGACGGACTCGGCGATGTTGTTGTTGCCCCGCCAGTCGGTGGCCCGCTCGGCATACGTGAACTGGTCCATGTAGTGGCCGCCGGTCTCCGCGGCGAGCCGTGCCGATTCCTCGTACATGCGGCGGGAGTCGTCCACGAAGTGGCAGCGTCCGCCGTGGAATTCGATGAGCCGGCATTTCTCCGGGCTGGTGGTGCGGGGCATGACGGCGATGAACGGCACGCCGATGAGTTTGGCGAAGTACGCCTCCGAGACTGCGGTCGACCCGCTGGACGCCTCGATGACCGGTTTGCCGGGCCTGATCCAGCCGTTGCAGAGCCCGTAGAGGAAGAGCGAGCGCGCCAGCCGGTGCTTGAGGCTGCCGGTGGGGTGTGTCGACTCGTCCTTGAGGTAGAGGTCGATGCCCCAGGTGTCCGGCAGCGGGTAGCGCAGCAGATGGGTGTCGGCGGAGCGGTTGGCGTCGGCCTGCACCTTGCGGACGGCGTCCTTGAGCCAGGTGCGGTAGGCCGGGTCGGAGCGGTCGATGTCGAGGGTGGTCGCGGCTGCGCCGCCGTGCCCGTGCTGGGGGGTGTCCATCTGCGCGCTTCTCCTCGTACGGCCGGTTCGGGTGGCCCCACGATAGGCCCCCCACCTGCACAAACATTGACTTTGATGGTCCATAGCACTGCCTTGGTGTCGGGGCGGGGAGCGGCGCCGCACGGCGGCGCGAATGCGCCGTTCACCCACCGGCCCGCTCTGGTGCGCGGGGGCCGGGATGTGCACACTTCGTCTCAGAGGCATGACGAAGGGGGCGAAGAGGCCATGTCCGAAACGGAGTTCAGTGCTACGGGTGTGCGCATCGACCGGTGGGCGCGTTCGGTCACGAGGGCCGGGCAGGTGACCGTCAAGGACGGCCGGGTGGCCCTGCTGACGAGTTACGGGCGGGAGATCGACAGCGCGCCGGTGGGAACGGTGCGCGCGGGCCGGCCGTGGTTCGCGGGGGCGGACGCCACGGTCGCGCGGGTCAACGGGACGCGGTACCGGCTGACGATGCGGCCGCCGGAGGGCAAACCCGGTGACGCGGCGCCCTCGCACCGGTTCCTGGAGGCGCTGTACAGCGCGGGGGGCAGGCGGAGCTGACGGCGCCGGGGCCGGGGGCACCGCGAGTTGCGCGGGTGTATGCCCTGAGCGACATTGGAGTCACGTCACTCATGGTGTACCGGCGGTGACACTGCGATCCAGGCCCGCCGGCCCGGACTCAGCAGCGGTCGTGGGCTGAATCCGTTCCTCCGTCTTCT comes from the Streptomyces sp. NBC_00525 genome and includes:
- a CDS encoding SRPBCC family protein, which codes for MAVFRIERFTPLSAAESWRRVTDWERHAAHVPLTTITVPTGLPTRVGTVFVARTGVGPLAFDDPMEVVRWSPPAGGRAGTCRLEKRGRVVLGRASIDVYPNRAGSHVVWVEELSLRLLPRWADPVVAGAGRRVFGRVLDAVLDRPVRRYG
- a CDS encoding PLP-dependent cysteine synthase family protein, producing the protein MDTPQHGHGGAAATTLDIDRSDPAYRTWLKDAVRKVQADANRSADTHLLRYPLPDTWGIDLYLKDESTHPTGSLKHRLARSLFLYGLCNGWIRPGKPVIEASSGSTAVSEAYFAKLIGVPFIAVMPRTTSPEKCRLIEFHGGRCHFVDDSRRMYEESARLAAETGGHYMDQFTYAERATDWRGNNNIAESVYQQLRLERYPEPTWIVATAGTGGTSATIARYVRYMQHDTRICVSDPENSCFFDGWTHNDPHVTSDCGSRIEGIGRPRMEPSFVPGAIDRMMKVPDAASVAAVRTLERAIGRKAGGSTGTGLWSAFKLVAEMLAQGVAGSVVTLICDPGDRYLDKYYSDAWLTEQGLDIAPYTRTIDHFLTTGSWPRN